One genomic segment of Natranaeroarchaeum aerophilus includes these proteins:
- a CDS encoding PHP domain-containing protein, with protein MLSVELHTHSELSHDGRDPVDLLLEQAAAVGLDAIAVTDHDEIDASLEAVRKAPEYGLVGIPGIEITSRAGHVLGLGIEEAIPPGLSFGETLDRIHEQGGIAIVPHPYQESRSGVMANITPEALATADAIEVYNSRLLTGRGNRQARTFATEYDLPMTAGSDAHISEMVGQAVTLIDTDERDVDAILDAVAAGRTEVAGKRTPWRISFRQAAGGAKRRVKSRLRELF; from the coding sequence GTGCTATCGGTCGAGCTACACACTCACTCGGAGCTCTCCCACGACGGTCGCGACCCGGTCGACCTGCTGCTCGAACAGGCAGCGGCCGTCGGACTGGACGCCATCGCCGTCACCGATCACGACGAGATCGACGCCAGTCTGGAGGCCGTCCGTAAGGCCCCCGAGTACGGACTGGTGGGCATTCCGGGGATCGAGATCACCAGCCGCGCGGGCCACGTCCTTGGACTCGGCATCGAGGAGGCCATCCCGCCCGGCCTGTCCTTTGGCGAGACGCTCGACCGGATTCACGAACAGGGCGGGATCGCGATCGTACCACATCCCTACCAGGAGTCACGCAGCGGCGTGATGGCCAACATCACGCCCGAGGCGCTCGCGACGGCCGACGCGATCGAGGTGTACAACTCCCGCTTGCTCACCGGTCGGGGCAACCGACAGGCCCGCACCTTCGCCACGGAGTACGATCTCCCGATGACGGCAGGTAGCGACGCCCATATCAGCGAGATGGTCGGACAGGCGGTCACGCTGATCGACACCGACGAACGTGATGTCGACGCGATCCTCGATGCCGTCGCTGCGGGCCGAACAGAGGTCGCCGGAAAACGAACCCCCTGGCGGATCAGCTTCCGACAGGCCGCAGGCGGAGCGAAACGACGTGTCAAGAGCCGACTCCGGGAGCTGTTCTGA
- a CDS encoding DUF420 domain-containing protein — MATATPARPIKGRVNELTVLLTVVGYLLVAGTFGGWFPYPNITESGVDLLGHAIAAVNTLATICLVAGWYWIRNGEVDKHRKAMGSAFALILVFLVLYLPKVGGGGQKAIADAAPDLVALAYFIMLAIHILLSGLAMPVVVYALLLGLSHTPSELRDTRHAQVGRIAAASWILSLVLGVVTYVILNHTYGNTFEPAFVTVL, encoded by the coding sequence ATGGCGACAGCGACACCCGCCCGACCGATCAAGGGTCGAGTGAACGAACTGACGGTCCTCCTGACGGTCGTCGGCTACCTGCTGGTGGCCGGAACCTTTGGCGGCTGGTTCCCGTATCCGAACATCACCGAGTCCGGCGTTGACCTGCTGGGCCACGCTATCGCGGCGGTAAACACGCTGGCGACGATCTGTCTGGTCGCTGGGTGGTACTGGATCCGCAACGGTGAGGTTGACAAACACCGGAAAGCGATGGGGTCTGCCTTTGCCCTGATCCTCGTCTTCCTCGTACTGTATCTCCCGAAGGTCGGCGGCGGGGGACAGAAAGCCATCGCCGACGCTGCCCCTGACCTCGTTGCCCTTGCCTACTTCATCATGCTTGCGATCCACATCCTGCTGTCGGGACTGGCGATGCCCGTCGTGGTCTACGCACTCCTGCTCGGACTCTCGCACACGCCGAGCGAACTGCGGGACACGCGCCACGCACAGGTCGGCCGGATCGCCGCCGCTTCGTGGATCCTGAGTCTCGTCCTCGGTGTCGTCACCTACGTCATCCTCAATCATACCTACGGCAACACGTTCGAGCCGGCGTTCGTGACAGTTCTGTAG
- a CDS encoding cobalamin B12-binding domain-containing protein, translated as MSAEQQRTIRCLVAKVGLDGHDRGAHVIARAFRDAGFEVIYSGLHKAPDEIVRAAVQEDVDVLGISILSGAHNTLVPKVVEGLKEYGAFEDTLLLVGGVIPDDDKAALKAEGVAEVFGPGTELEETIEFVRENVPER; from the coding sequence ATGAGTGCCGAACAACAGCGGACCATCCGGTGTCTCGTGGCCAAGGTCGGCCTCGACGGCCACGACCGGGGGGCACACGTGATCGCCCGTGCGTTCCGCGATGCCGGGTTCGAGGTGATCTACTCCGGACTGCACAAAGCACCCGACGAGATCGTCCGGGCCGCGGTTCAGGAGGACGTCGACGTACTCGGGATCTCGATCCTCTCGGGAGCACACAACACGCTCGTCCCGAAAGTCGTCGAGGGACTCAAGGAGTACGGGGCCTTCGAGGACACCCTATTACTCGTCGGCGGCGTGATCCCGGACGACGACAAGGCGGCTCTCAAAGCTGAGGGCGTTGCCGAGGTGTTCGGCCCGGGAACGGAGCTCGAAGAGACGATAGAGTTCGTGCGAGAGAACGTGCCCGAGCGATGA
- the meaB gene encoding methylmalonyl Co-A mutase-associated GTPase MeaB, protein MSDTRMELVDDLLAGDYRALARAITTIENRQDGYRDLVATLHEHTGNAEVIGITGSPGSGKSTLVDKLALAYRERGERVGIVAVDPSSPYTGGAVLGDRIRMASSVGDMDVFVRSMSARGSLGGLSMATADAVTAFDAFGMDRVIIETVGAGQNEIDVVRAADTVAVLVPPGSGDTVQTLKAGILEIADVFVVNKADLDGADRTVTELREMVGLGNDVTPILDHSGKQGRGAGDVAAGDTTPDNGAADTTTADATPNDEAGWTPPIVETVATRGDGVDELIAEFEAHASYLDGTGRRAERERTRSAEELRRLLRSDLNGLVEAEIERRGGIDALVDEIVDGRQDPYSLADSLLAPVEDCLTERTDE, encoded by the coding sequence ATGAGCGACACGAGGATGGAACTGGTCGATGACCTGCTTGCGGGCGACTATCGCGCCCTCGCAAGGGCAATTACCACGATCGAGAACCGTCAGGATGGGTATCGGGACCTCGTTGCCACACTGCACGAACACACCGGGAACGCCGAAGTGATCGGGATCACGGGCAGTCCGGGCTCGGGCAAGTCGACGCTCGTGGACAAACTCGCGCTCGCCTACCGCGAACGCGGCGAACGGGTTGGTATCGTCGCCGTCGACCCCTCATCGCCGTACACCGGCGGTGCCGTCCTCGGGGACCGGATCCGGATGGCCTCCTCGGTCGGCGACATGGATGTCTTCGTCCGCTCGATGAGTGCCCGTGGGAGCCTTGGCGGGCTCTCAATGGCGACCGCGGACGCCGTCACGGCGTTCGACGCCTTCGGGATGGATCGGGTGATCATCGAGACGGTCGGCGCGGGACAGAACGAGATCGATGTCGTCCGCGCGGCCGACACCGTCGCCGTGCTCGTCCCGCCGGGAAGCGGTGACACCGTCCAGACGCTCAAGGCCGGGATTCTCGAAATCGCGGATGTCTTCGTGGTCAACAAGGCCGATCTGGACGGCGCGGATCGCACCGTCACGGAGCTACGGGAGATGGTCGGGCTGGGCAATGACGTGACCCCGATCCTCGATCACAGCGGAAAGCAGGGACGCGGAGCGGGAGACGTGGCGGCCGGTGACACGACGCCGGACAACGGGGCGGCAGACACCACGACCGCCGACGCGACGCCGAACGACGAGGCGGGGTGGACGCCGCCGATCGTCGAGACGGTGGCGACGCGGGGCGACGGCGTCGACGAGCTGATCGCGGAGTTCGAGGCCCACGCGAGCTATCTCGACGGAACCGGCCGCCGGGCGGAGCGCGAACGGACGCGCTCGGCCGAGGAGCTCCGGCGGCTCCTGCGAAGCGATCTCAACGGGCTGGTCGAAGCGGAGATCGAACGCCGTGGGGGCATCGACGCGCTGGTCGACGAAATCGTCGATGGGCGACAGGACCCCTACTCGCTGGCGGACAGCCTACTCGCTCCGGTCGAAGACTGTCTTACGGAGCGGACCGACGAGTGA
- a CDS encoding alpha/beta fold hydrolase, translating to MKLRTVLAGAVGALGTAAVVNAALTRRADELPPAIEGEQQTYRWRGMDVAYTERGDPDDPDLLLLHGVSAAGSSHEFAEVVDEFAEDHHVLVPDLPGFGRSDRPPLIYSPTLYEGFVADFVRDNTENPTVVGSSLTGAYLAAAAGKPDVEVARLILISPTTETMPGQRTWLRSLLRAPLVGTAINNLVTSKPAIRYFSADHGYYDPNEVTEEQVEYQWQSAHQPGARYAPASFISGYLDPDIDLTEQLDELDVPTTLVWGRETETTPLSEGRALAEQSDARLVVVDYARLLPHAEHPETFAQLLREELSLPEGE from the coding sequence ATGAAGCTCCGAACAGTACTCGCTGGAGCGGTCGGCGCGCTCGGAACCGCGGCAGTGGTAAACGCCGCACTCACTCGACGAGCCGACGAGCTACCGCCAGCGATCGAGGGCGAGCAGCAGACGTACCGCTGGCGGGGGATGGATGTCGCCTATACGGAACGAGGCGATCCGGACGACCCCGACCTCCTCTTGCTCCACGGCGTCAGTGCGGCGGGATCGAGCCACGAGTTCGCCGAGGTGGTCGACGAGTTCGCCGAGGACCACCACGTACTCGTGCCCGATCTGCCCGGATTTGGCCGGTCGGACCGGCCGCCGCTGATCTACTCGCCGACGTTGTACGAGGGCTTTGTTGCCGACTTTGTCAGGGACAACACCGAGAACCCCACGGTAGTCGGGTCGTCGCTAACGGGGGCATATCTCGCAGCAGCAGCAGGCAAGCCGGACGTTGAGGTCGCACGGCTGATCCTTATCTCGCCGACGACCGAGACGATGCCGGGCCAGCGCACCTGGCTTCGGTCGCTGTTGCGTGCACCACTCGTTGGCACGGCGATCAACAACCTCGTAACGAGCAAACCGGCGATCCGGTATTTCAGCGCCGATCACGGCTACTACGATCCGAACGAGGTCACCGAGGAGCAGGTCGAGTACCAGTGGCAAAGCGCCCACCAGCCCGGCGCACGGTATGCCCCGGCCTCTTTCATCAGCGGGTATCTCGATCCCGACATCGATCTCACCGAGCAACTCGACGAGCTTGACGTCCCGACGACGCTTGTCTGGGGGCGCGAAACCGAGACGACGCCGCTCTCGGAGGGACGGGCACTCGCAGAACAGTCGGACGCACGGCTGGTTGTCGTCGATTACGCCCGATTGCTCCCGCACGCCGAACACCCCGAAACGTTCGCTCAACTGCTCCGCGAGGAGCTATCGCTTCCTGAAGGCGAGTAG
- a CDS encoding Zn-ribbon domain-containing OB-fold protein: MSDGTESVRDRGYDDVIDAIAEGEGYYLECPEGHGSLPPRRLCPECGDDTLRKTPLPDVGSIDTYTRTEVPAPAFADDAPYVLAIADFGSVRLTGQVQGVDPESISVGYRVTVEVAESKTTGERLLAFRKR; the protein is encoded by the coding sequence ATGAGCGACGGAACCGAGAGCGTGCGCGATCGGGGGTACGATGACGTCATCGATGCGATTGCGGAGGGTGAGGGCTACTACCTCGAATGCCCCGAGGGGCACGGCTCGCTCCCGCCGCGTCGGCTCTGTCCGGAGTGTGGCGACGACACCCTTCGGAAGACGCCACTGCCTGACGTCGGATCGATCGACACGTATACGCGTACTGAAGTACCAGCCCCGGCCTTCGCGGACGATGCACCGTACGTCCTCGCGATTGCCGATTTTGGGTCGGTCAGACTGACTGGGCAGGTACAGGGCGTCGATCCCGAGTCGATTTCCGTCGGCTACCGCGTTACCGTCGAGGTCGCAGAAAGCAAGACGACCGGCGAGCGCCTACTCGCCTTCAGGAAGCGATAG
- a CDS encoding thiolase domain-containing protein, with protein sequence MTGPRVAGVGVTAFGRAPERTGRDLFGDAAQEAIRDAGVEHDDVEGVYYGNFMGELAEQQGHQGPMMAEAAGVQAPATRYETACASSGAAVRQAVRDVRNGEADVLLVGGAERMTNLGTAGATEALAIAADDLWEVRHGMTFPGAYALMAQAYFETFGGSREDLAHIAVKNHANAIENEHAQYQREITIDDVLDAPMVSSPLGLYDSCPISDGASAAVLVSEAYAREHDLDAPVAITGTGQGGDRIALHDREHLATSPAADAAAAEAYEDAGIDGDRIDLAEVHDCFTIAEVLAIESLGLYEPGEGIGAARRGETTAEGAVPVNLSGGLKAKGHPVGATGVGQIADVVKLLRGDHVNSDAVPDATVGVTHNAGGTVASAIVHVLEVAR encoded by the coding sequence ATGACAGGTCCACGAGTGGCGGGAGTGGGTGTCACTGCATTCGGTCGGGCACCCGAACGGACGGGGCGAGACCTCTTCGGAGATGCCGCACAGGAGGCGATCCGCGACGCGGGGGTCGAGCACGACGACGTCGAGGGGGTCTACTACGGAAACTTCATGGGCGAACTCGCCGAGCAGCAGGGTCATCAGGGGCCGATGATGGCGGAGGCCGCTGGCGTGCAGGCACCGGCAACGCGGTACGAAACTGCCTGTGCGTCAAGCGGGGCCGCGGTTCGGCAAGCCGTCCGGGACGTTCGGAACGGCGAAGCGGACGTGCTGCTGGTCGGCGGGGCGGAACGGATGACGAACCTCGGAACTGCAGGAGCGACCGAAGCGCTGGCCATCGCGGCCGACGATCTCTGGGAGGTTCGACACGGGATGACCTTCCCCGGCGCGTACGCGCTGATGGCGCAGGCCTACTTCGAGACGTTCGGCGGTTCGCGCGAAGATCTGGCCCACATTGCGGTCAAGAACCACGCCAATGCGATCGAAAACGAGCACGCACAGTACCAGCGTGAGATCACAATCGACGACGTGCTGGACGCGCCGATGGTATCCTCACCGCTCGGTCTCTACGATTCCTGTCCGATCAGCGACGGCGCGAGTGCGGCAGTACTCGTCAGCGAGGCGTACGCCCGGGAACACGATCTCGACGCCCCAGTCGCGATCACCGGCACCGGACAGGGTGGCGATCGGATCGCATTACACGATCGCGAGCATCTTGCAACGTCGCCTGCTGCGGACGCTGCCGCCGCCGAGGCCTACGAGGACGCCGGGATCGACGGGGATCGGATCGACCTCGCCGAGGTGCACGACTGCTTTACGATCGCGGAGGTGCTCGCCATCGAGTCGCTCGGCCTCTACGAACCGGGCGAGGGGATTGGTGCGGCACGGCGGGGTGAGACCACTGCCGAAGGCGCAGTCCCGGTGAACCTCTCGGGCGGCCTCAAGGCGAAGGGCCATCCAGTCGGCGCGACCGGCGTCGGTCAGATCGCCGACGTGGTCAAACTCCTGCGCGGTGATCACGTCAACAGCGACGCAGTCCCCGATGCGACTGTTGGCGTCACGCACAACGCGGGTGGTACCGTCGCCAGCGCGATCGTTCACGTCCTGGAGGTGGCCCGATGA
- a CDS encoding DUF7541 family protein codes for MSEETILPDQHRKSSPWPMLIALGVVFSEVGIVLGLVPVAIGGLLLLLGSVGGILRETEYVASPWTVFVGLSALLVAIGVGLFTFAGGTITQSLTISAGNSGIAVRGLSIATAGLIGIVLTPILRARLPEQPTI; via the coding sequence ATGAGTGAGGAGACCATACTACCCGATCAACACCGGAAGTCGAGCCCGTGGCCCATGTTGATCGCGCTCGGCGTCGTATTCTCCGAAGTGGGGATCGTCCTCGGTCTGGTTCCGGTTGCTATCGGCGGCCTTCTGCTGTTGCTTGGGAGCGTCGGTGGCATCCTTCGGGAGACGGAGTACGTTGCTAGCCCATGGACGGTGTTTGTCGGTCTCTCGGCGCTGCTGGTGGCAATCGGAGTCGGGCTGTTTACGTTCGCGGGCGGGACGATCACCCAGAGCCTGACGATCTCGGCAGGCAACAGCGGAATCGCAGTTCGCGGGCTATCGATCGCGACGGCGGGACTGATCGGTATCGTACTCACGCCGATCTTGCGCGCCCGATTGCCCGAGCAGCCGACGATCTAA
- a CDS encoding DUF6684 family protein, whose protein sequence is MSREIFDRDTLLDLTVNFIPLGILAVFIALYVALNPWGWDPLFSTLQFGLITITFVLLAVLTYLSGKAIEGDERRFGGGEH, encoded by the coding sequence ATGTCACGAGAGATTTTCGATCGGGATACACTGCTCGACCTGACGGTCAACTTCATCCCGCTCGGTATTCTGGCTGTGTTTATCGCACTGTACGTCGCGCTTAACCCGTGGGGCTGGGATCCCCTCTTCAGTACGCTCCAGTTCGGCCTCATCACGATTACGTTCGTGTTACTCGCCGTCCTCACCTACCTTTCCGGGAAGGCGATCGAGGGAGACGAACGGCGCTTCGGCGGCGGCGAACACTGA
- a CDS encoding cbb3-type cytochrome c oxidase subunit I, producing the protein MVNGQVVLTAFMGLFLVAVVAWLTRLDSWRTYSPAGGGGYGDDSATVHSEKPSGVIRWLTTVDHKDIGILYGAYAVVAFAWGGLSVMVMRLELSYPGTTIISADTYNALLTSHGITMLFLFGTPIIAAFANYLLPLMIGADDMAFPRINAIAFWLLPPAALLVWAGLIFGPFVDGIAGAQTSWTMYPPLSADSTVAGTPAGDAGALNPGADLMMLGLHLSGISATMGAINFIATIFTERGEDVGWHNLDIFSWTMLTQSGLILFAFPLLGSALLMLLADRNLDTLFFDPAGGGPILWQHLFWFFGHPEVYILVLPPMGIISYVLPRFAGRKLFGFKFVVYSTLAIGVLSFGVWAHHMFASGMDPRLESAFMAVTLSIAIPSAVKVFNWITTLWNGSIRLNAPMLFCLGFVSNFIIGGVTGVFLGAVPVNQVLHETYYVIGHFHYIVMGAIGFAVFAGLYYWFPLYTGRMYQQRLAKWHFWLSMIGTNLTFFAMIFLGYGGMPRRYANYQLTIGPEALFTDLHQFTTIGAIILMIGQIIFVYNFIISWLEGPKVRDGDPWNLDEHGMKTREWEWFEQNKILPMTDGGEPVDDGAGGSADVKEE; encoded by the coding sequence ATGGTAAACGGACAAGTGGTGCTGACGGCGTTCATGGGGCTTTTCCTCGTCGCCGTCGTCGCCTGGCTGACCCGCCTGGATAGCTGGCGTACGTACTCGCCAGCCGGAGGCGGCGGCTACGGTGACGACTCCGCGACGGTCCATTCAGAAAAGCCAAGCGGCGTGATCAGGTGGCTGACGACTGTCGATCACAAGGATATCGGCATTCTCTACGGTGCCTATGCGGTCGTCGCGTTCGCCTGGGGCGGGCTTTCCGTGATGGTGATGCGACTGGAACTCTCTTACCCAGGCACGACGATCATCAGCGCGGACACGTACAACGCCCTGTTGACCTCCCACGGGATTACGATGCTGTTCCTCTTCGGGACGCCGATCATCGCGGCGTTCGCGAACTATCTCCTGCCGTTGATGATCGGAGCAGATGACATGGCGTTTCCGCGGATCAACGCGATCGCGTTCTGGTTGCTCCCGCCGGCAGCGCTTCTCGTCTGGGCTGGGCTGATATTCGGCCCGTTCGTCGACGGGATTGCAGGCGCGCAGACATCGTGGACGATGTATCCACCGCTTTCCGCCGACTCGACCGTCGCCGGAACGCCGGCCGGTGACGCGGGCGCGCTCAACCCCGGTGCCGACCTGATGATGCTCGGGTTACATCTCTCGGGGATCTCCGCAACGATGGGCGCGATCAACTTCATCGCGACGATCTTCACCGAGCGCGGCGAGGATGTCGGCTGGCACAACCTCGATATCTTTTCGTGGACGATGCTCACCCAGTCCGGACTGATCCTGTTTGCGTTCCCGCTGCTCGGTAGCGCACTGCTGATGTTGCTGGCCGACCGGAACCTCGATACGCTGTTTTTCGATCCAGCAGGTGGTGGGCCGATCCTCTGGCAACATCTGTTCTGGTTCTTCGGCCATCCGGAAGTGTACATACTGGTGCTTCCGCCGATGGGGATCATTAGTTACGTGCTCCCACGCTTTGCGGGCCGGAAGCTGTTCGGCTTCAAATTCGTCGTCTACTCGACGCTGGCGATCGGCGTCCTCTCGTTCGGGGTGTGGGCCCACCACATGTTCGCGTCCGGGATGGACCCCCGACTCGAATCGGCGTTCATGGCGGTGACGTTATCGATTGCGATACCGAGCGCAGTGAAGGTGTTCAACTGGATTACGACGCTGTGGAACGGCTCGATCCGGCTGAACGCCCCGATGCTGTTCTGTCTCGGCTTCGTCTCGAACTTCATCATCGGCGGCGTCACCGGCGTCTTCCTCGGTGCTGTGCCGGTCAATCAGGTACTCCACGAGACCTACTACGTCATCGGGCACTTCCACTACATCGTGATGGGCGCGATCGGTTTCGCCGTCTTCGCGGGGCTGTACTACTGGTTCCCGCTCTACACCGGGCGCATGTACCAGCAACGGCTGGCCAAGTGGCACTTCTGGCTCTCGATGATCGGGACGAACCTCACGTTCTTTGCGATGATCTTCCTCGGCTACGGCGGGATGCCGCGCCGGTACGCCAACTACCAGCTGACGATCGGTCCCGAGGCGCTGTTTACCGACCTTCACCAGTTCACCACGATCGGGGCGATCATCCTCATGATCGGCCAGATCATCTTCGTCTACAACTTCATCATCTCGTGGCTCGAAGGCCCGAAGGTCCGCGACGGCGATCCGTGGAACCTCGACGAACACGGCATGAAGACCAGAGAGTGGGAGTGGTTCGAGCAGAACAAGATCCTCCCCATGACTGATGGTGGTGAGCCCGTCGACGACGGTGCTGGCGGGAGCGCCGACGTCAAAGAGGAGTGA
- a CDS encoding DUF63 family protein, translated as MVLPEGLAIPPLPYLIGLLVGSVGVAGLLYLLRPPVTNWTVAAFAPWMATGGILHGLEQLGTYPPAIAPLFEAPGVYLTLAIVTGLAWAFAELVAEIRPHGSADRRLGVIGTAVAITFGMLSIYQGIGAGTFSPFWPVIAVVVSVVVTGVVWITLSVVFTESAAVTGPAGALVVAGHAFDGVTTAVGYDVLGAHERTPLSRYILEAGELLPTAELLGAGWLFVLVKVGLAAAIVVLFREFVKDDPVFARLMLVVVAAVGLGPAFNNLLLFTIGG; from the coding sequence ATGGTACTCCCCGAGGGCCTCGCTATCCCGCCGCTACCGTATCTGATCGGGTTGCTCGTCGGATCGGTCGGCGTCGCCGGGCTACTCTATTTGCTCCGGCCCCCGGTGACGAACTGGACCGTGGCGGCGTTCGCGCCGTGGATGGCGACCGGCGGGATCCTTCACGGACTCGAACAGCTAGGGACGTATCCCCCGGCGATCGCGCCCCTGTTCGAGGCACCCGGCGTCTATCTGACCCTGGCGATCGTTACGGGGCTGGCGTGGGCGTTTGCGGAACTCGTTGCCGAAATTCGACCACACGGCTCCGCCGACCGCCGACTGGGCGTGATCGGCACGGCAGTTGCGATCACGTTCGGCATGCTCTCGATCTACCAGGGCATCGGAGCGGGGACGTTCTCCCCGTTCTGGCCAGTGATCGCTGTCGTCGTGTCGGTGGTCGTTACTGGTGTCGTCTGGATCACGCTCAGCGTGGTCTTCACTGAATCAGCCGCAGTCACCGGGCCAGCGGGGGCCCTCGTGGTCGCCGGGCACGCGTTTGACGGCGTCACGACGGCAGTCGGGTACGATGTTCTCGGAGCCCACGAACGGACGCCGCTGTCGCGATACATTCTGGAGGCAGGTGAACTACTCCCGACCGCCGAGCTACTCGGCGCTGGCTGGCTGTTCGTCCTCGTCAAGGTCGGACTGGCCGCGGCCATCGTCGTCCTGTTTCGCGAGTTCGTCAAGGACGACCCCGTGTTCGCTCGCCTTATGCTGGTAGTCGTCGCTGCGGTCGGACTCGGCCCGGCGTTCAATAACCTGTTGCTGTTCACGATCGGCGGATAA
- a CDS encoding ribose 1,5-bisphosphate isomerase, which translates to MADERLVEAVGETANDIARMETRGAVAIATAAADALATQAIESEADSPAGLRDELAAAARRLHDTRPTAVSLANALRYVLRDLDADSVAELEATVVDRATTFHTDVEAAQSQLGEIGANRLQDGDTVMTHCHSTDALACVEAAVADGKEISAIVKETRPRNQGHIAARELRAMSVPVTLIVDSAARRHLPDVDHVVVGADSIAADGSVINKVGTSGLAVLAREQGSQIMVAAATIKLHPDTLTGSTVEIEQRAETEVLGPDERAAIEDVQTPGDMPPLAVDNPAFDVTPPRYVDAIVTERGQFPPESIVTLMRELFGESVERPWESPTEIVSADK; encoded by the coding sequence ATGGCTGACGAGCGACTCGTCGAGGCGGTCGGGGAGACGGCAAACGACATCGCACGGATGGAGACGAGGGGGGCCGTCGCGATTGCGACCGCCGCGGCCGACGCGCTGGCGACCCAGGCTATCGAAAGCGAGGCCGACAGTCCCGCAGGGCTACGTGACGAACTCGCCGCCGCGGCCCGGAGGCTCCATGACACCCGACCGACTGCGGTGAGTCTGGCGAACGCGCTCCGATACGTGCTGCGGGATCTCGATGCCGACTCGGTAGCGGAACTCGAAGCAACTGTCGTCGATCGAGCCACGACCTTTCATACGGACGTCGAGGCGGCACAGTCACAGCTCGGCGAGATCGGAGCGAACCGGCTGCAAGACGGCGATACGGTGATGACGCACTGTCACTCGACCGACGCCCTCGCCTGTGTCGAAGCAGCCGTCGCAGACGGAAAGGAGATCAGTGCAATCGTCAAGGAGACGCGCCCGCGCAATCAGGGACATATCGCCGCGCGAGAGCTCCGGGCGATGAGCGTACCGGTGACGCTGATCGTCGACAGCGCGGCCCGGCGACACCTCCCGGACGTCGATCACGTCGTCGTCGGGGCTGACAGCATCGCTGCGGACGGATCGGTGATCAACAAGGTCGGAACGAGCGGGCTGGCAGTACTCGCCCGCGAGCAGGGCTCCCAGATCATGGTTGCCGCGGCGACGATCAAACTCCATCCGGACACGCTCACGGGATCGACAGTCGAGATCGAACAGCGAGCGGAGACAGAAGTACTCGGACCCGATGAACGTGCCGCGATAGAGGACGTTCAGACACCAGGTGATATGCCTCCGCTCGCCGTCGATAACCCGGCCTTTGACGTGACGCCGCCGCGGTACGTCGACGCGATTGTGACCGAACGGGGCCAGTTCCCGCCCGAGAGCATCGTCACGCTGATGCGGGAGCTGTTCGGCGAGAGCGTCGAGCGACCGTGGGAATCACCGACAGAGATTGTTTCGGCGGATAAGTAA
- the deoC gene encoding deoxyribose-phosphate aldolase: MEYSEFPARIDHTVLGPDTTRSDVYRVLDEAEEYGMNACIPHCYVAEAAEYAPSVRLVTVVGFPHGQTATETKVQAATSAVASGADEIDVVANIGRLKHGEDEAVRDELNEVVAAVSERIKVIVETALLTGEERDRLSELAVEADVDYLKTSTGFASDGATIPDVEAMSEYLPVKASGGIGSYENAREFVEAGAERIGASSGEKIAAEFRESAGQ; encoded by the coding sequence ATGGAGTACTCCGAGTTTCCCGCACGCATCGATCATACAGTACTCGGTCCGGACACAACGCGGTCGGACGTCTACCGCGTTCTCGACGAGGCCGAAGAGTACGGGATGAACGCGTGTATCCCACACTGTTACGTTGCCGAGGCGGCCGAGTACGCTCCCTCGGTTCGGCTGGTTACAGTGGTTGGCTTCCCGCACGGGCAGACTGCGACCGAAACCAAGGTTCAGGCAGCGACGAGTGCGGTTGCGAGTGGAGCCGACGAGATAGATGTCGTCGCGAACATCGGCCGACTCAAACATGGCGAGGATGAGGCGGTCCGCGACGAGCTGAACGAGGTCGTCGCCGCTGTCAGCGAGCGTATAAAAGTCATTGTCGAGACGGCCCTGCTCACTGGCGAGGAACGCGACCGGCTATCGGAACTGGCCGTCGAGGCTGATGTCGACTACCTGAAAACATCGACCGGATTCGCGTCAGATGGCGCGACGATTCCCGACGTTGAAGCGATGAGCGAGTACCTGCCGGTCAAAGCGAGTGGCGGTATCGGGAGTTACGAGAACGCCCGTGAATTCGTCGAGGCGGGTGCTGAACGGATCGGCGCGAGTAGTGGGGAGAAAATCGCCGCCGAGTTCCGCGAGTCGGCGGGTCAGTAG